A single window of Selenomonas sputigena DNA harbors:
- a CDS encoding ABC transporter ATP-binding protein, translating to MLLEVKNLHIQYAGTEMVHGISFSLDSGEVLSLVGESGSGKTSVIRAVLGCLPHEGHVNEGEIIFSGVNMLKNTPKMWRDISGRNISMIFQDSGSMMNPIRTIGSQFVEYILEHSSMDPQKAEKEAKEMLDKMQLPNPDTIMDSFPFELSGGMRQRVGVAMAMFFRPQLLLADEPTSALDVTTQAQVVKELMKICREDGTAIILVTHNLGVATYMSDKIMVMQNGHVVEEGTSEAIIENPQANYTKELLHSVPQIGGMSYAS from the coding sequence ATGCTTCTTGAGGTCAAAAACCTCCATATCCAATATGCCGGCACCGAGATGGTGCATGGCATAAGTTTTTCCCTCGATTCCGGCGAAGTATTGTCACTTGTGGGAGAGAGCGGCAGCGGCAAGACCAGCGTCATACGCGCAGTCTTGGGCTGCCTCCCCCACGAGGGGCACGTGAATGAAGGCGAGATCATTTTTTCCGGCGTGAACATGCTGAAAAATACGCCGAAGATGTGGCGTGACATCAGTGGGCGCAACATCTCGATGATTTTCCAGGACAGCGGCAGCATGATGAATCCCATCCGCACGATCGGCAGCCAGTTTGTCGAGTACATCCTTGAGCACAGCTCGATGGATCCACAGAAGGCGGAAAAAGAGGCGAAGGAAATGCTGGACAAGATGCAGCTTCCGAACCCCGATACCATCATGGACAGCTTTCCCTTTGAGCTTTCAGGCGGCATGCGTCAGCGCGTCGGCGTCGCCATGGCGATGTTCTTTCGTCCGCAGCTCCTCTTGGCAGATGAGCCGACTTCGGCGCTTGATGTTACGACGCAGGCGCAGGTGGTCAAGGAACTGATGAAAATCTGCCGCGAGGACGGCACGGCCATCATCCTCGTCACGCACAATCTCGGCGTTGCCACCTATATGTCGGACAAAATCATGGTCATGCAGAACGGGCACGTCGTGGAAGAAGGAACGTCTGAGGCGATCATCGAAAACCCGCAGGCGAACTACACGAAGGAACTCCTGCATTCCGTGCCGCAGATCGGGGGTATGTCGTATGCCAGTTAA
- the hisZ gene encoding ATP phosphoribosyltransferase regulatory subunit yields MSENEWIFGIPYGTRDLMPQEAQEKRHVEAALMGLFRLWGYDEIATPAIEYLDTLTMGNGRCLEPQMFKLFAQDNRTLALRHEMTTPIARLVASRMREESLPLKLAYISNVFRSEQAQAGRQCEFNQGGVELIGTSAVAADAEVIALAIEGIRSAGLQDFQVCLGQVDFIGGMMRQMHFTETQQERVTLALERHDLVELAAIVEETDLPAAAKEGMKRIPTLHGKKDVLYEAYSIVLNEQGRRALDNLSEIYRLLQEYGVAEYVSFDLGVIRDLNYYTGMVFEAYAPGLGYPICGGGRYDQLLAGFGNPCPATGFALGIERLLLAKERQSQERILPSKDCYIAYAHDKLPEALQEARKLREQGKTCETAFQAQAEQKADEYRKSKGYKELIYIS; encoded by the coding sequence ATGTCCGAAAATGAATGGATTTTTGGGATTCCCTACGGAACGCGGGATCTCATGCCGCAGGAGGCGCAGGAAAAGCGCCATGTGGAAGCGGCGCTCATGGGGCTTTTCCGTCTCTGGGGCTACGATGAGATCGCGACGCCTGCTATCGAGTACCTTGACACCTTGACGATGGGAAACGGGCGCTGCCTGGAACCGCAGATGTTCAAACTCTTCGCTCAGGACAACAGGACACTGGCGCTGCGCCACGAGATGACGACGCCCATCGCGCGTCTTGTCGCGAGTCGCATGAGGGAGGAATCTCTGCCGCTGAAACTTGCCTATATCAGCAACGTTTTCCGCTCGGAGCAGGCGCAGGCGGGGCGGCAGTGCGAATTCAATCAAGGCGGCGTTGAGCTCATTGGCACAAGCGCCGTCGCGGCTGATGCCGAGGTCATCGCCTTGGCCATCGAAGGCATCCGCTCGGCAGGGCTGCAGGATTTTCAAGTTTGCCTCGGGCAGGTCGACTTCATCGGTGGCATGATGCGCCAGATGCACTTCACCGAGACGCAGCAGGAGCGCGTCACACTTGCCCTGGAGCGGCACGATCTCGTAGAGCTTGCCGCAATCGTGGAGGAAACGGATCTTCCCGCTGCGGCAAAGGAGGGCATGAAGCGAATTCCCACGCTGCACGGAAAGAAGGATGTCCTGTACGAAGCCTACAGCATTGTATTGAACGAGCAAGGGCGAAGGGCGCTCGACAATCTGTCGGAGATTTATCGCCTGTTGCAGGAATACGGCGTCGCCGAATACGTCTCTTTCGATCTCGGTGTGATTCGCGACTTGAATTATTATACGGGGATGGTGTTCGAGGCGTACGCCCCAGGGTTAGGCTATCCTATATGCGGCGGCGGACGCTACGACCAACTGCTTGCGGGCTTCGGCAATCCTTGCCCCGCCACAGGTTTCGCGCTGGGCATCGAGCGCCTGCTTCTTGCAAAGGAGCGTCAGAGTCAAGAGCGAATTCTGCCGTCCAAAGATTGCTACATCGCCTATGCACACGACAAACTGCCCGAGGCGCTGCAAGAGGCAAGGAAACTGCGTGAGCAGGGGAAGACATGCGAAACGGCGTTTCAGGCGCAGGCAGAGCAGAAGGCCGACGAGTACAGAAAATCCAAGGGCTATAAAGAGCTCATCTACATTTCATGA
- a CDS encoding S-layer homology domain-containing protein, whose amino-acid sequence MNKKFLTAALAAALSCTTVSAFAAANPFADVPRDHWAYDAVAELADEGIIEGYGDGTYRGENEITRYEMAQMVAKAMAKEDQANAQQKAMIDRLAAEFSAELSNLGVRVANLEDRIDNVKWGGEMRYTAKKTMFHDGPDSSMNRLELRLKPVATINDHWLVRARIDGRADMKTDTAGSMQLKQANAEGHYGAWTIEAGMFPVWTEQGVILDDNISGGQVTYAGDKVTAVLTGGRIGKGRFVARYTPDGSEIYPFKSTGDFGKAALTFRPSSKFDITGEYVHIGGVDTENYTPETKRYGSNDLGIWGVGASYKFDKNVKLSGYYGENTKGDLEKKFNRNYNAELRYKGASKADHGSFGLYAAYRHLGNMSVVAPTFSGAEASWKGWEVGGEYTFAKNIVGYVAYFDGENIVDHGRDVKKLWSRIRYFF is encoded by the coding sequence ATGAACAAGAAATTTTTAACGGCAGCACTTGCTGCGGCACTTTCCTGCACGACAGTTTCCGCCTTTGCGGCGGCGAATCCCTTCGCCGATGTGCCGAGGGATCATTGGGCCTACGATGCCGTGGCTGAGCTTGCTGATGAAGGCATCATCGAGGGCTATGGCGACGGCACGTATCGCGGCGAAAACGAGATCACGCGCTACGAGATGGCGCAGATGGTCGCCAAGGCGATGGCGAAGGAAGATCAGGCCAATGCACAGCAGAAGGCAATGATTGACCGCCTCGCAGCCGAGTTCTCCGCAGAGCTCAGCAACCTCGGCGTGCGCGTCGCCAACCTTGAAGACCGCATCGACAACGTGAAGTGGGGCGGCGAGATGCGCTACACGGCTAAAAAGACGATGTTCCATGATGGACCGGATTCTTCTATGAACCGTTTGGAACTTCGCTTGAAGCCCGTCGCCACAATCAACGATCACTGGCTCGTGCGCGCTCGAATCGACGGCCGCGCTGATATGAAGACCGATACGGCAGGTTCGATGCAGCTCAAGCAGGCGAATGCTGAAGGTCACTACGGCGCATGGACGATTGAAGCAGGCATGTTTCCTGTGTGGACGGAGCAGGGCGTCATCTTGGATGACAATATCTCCGGCGGACAGGTCACCTATGCGGGCGACAAGGTCACGGCGGTTCTGACGGGAGGCCGTATCGGCAAGGGCAGGTTTGTTGCTCGCTATACGCCTGATGGCTCAGAGATTTATCCTTTCAAATCGACTGGCGACTTCGGCAAGGCGGCGCTGACCTTCCGCCCGAGCAGCAAATTTGACATCACGGGAGAGTACGTCCATATCGGAGGAGTTGATACCGAAAACTATACTCCCGAAACGAAAAGATACGGCAGCAACGATCTCGGCATCTGGGGCGTCGGCGCGAGCTACAAATTTGACAAGAATGTCAAGCTCAGCGGGTACTATGGAGAGAACACGAAGGGCGACCTTGAGAAGAAGTTCAACCGCAACTACAATGCCGAGCTTAGGTACAAGGGTGCTTCGAAGGCTGACCACGGCTCCTTCGGCCTTTACGCCGCCTACCGTCATCTCGGCAACATGAGCGTTGTCGCGCCGACGTTCTCGGGGGCTGAGGCTAGTTGGAAGGGCTGGGAAGTCGGCGGCGAGTACACGTTCGCGAAGAACATCGTCGGCTATGTTGCCTACTTTGACGGCGAGAATATCGTGGACCATGGGCGAGATGTAAAGAAACTCTGGTCCCGCATCCGCTACTTCTTCTGA
- a CDS encoding MATE family efflux transporter codes for MTLTSHDRKYLAIAMPAAMEGVFMNLLGMADLVMVGALGTLSIAAIGVFEQPRMVLLTVARSFASVVVLLVARHIGAGRRREAGEALLHSVFITMPVLAVMHLAAFLFVDDVLLLMGAKEEYFALAHSYAAIAVAAVFFLSVATLLQAVLIGFGNTALVLAVNVTSNVINVIGNAFLIFGLGPFPALGVEGAAIATLLGSLFAFLATLVALFRLGIFRGMQKIFPDLPFLREFGSLFAGIFGEMGCERVGMVLYSRMAVELGTIPFAVHSICMNFCDLYYGFAQGMGKASMVLTGQSCGARRAHGWRAYLRAGIRWGLAFSLLAAVLTAVFSTSIIGFYDRDPAVITMGTPIMLFVAAVSFPEALALIFAGILRGSGKTGQVAMCYFVSVTFLRPLFTAFLLYVLGLGILGAWIALAFDQCLRAAASGFLVRRVRVAELMGKD; via the coding sequence ATGACATTGACCTCTCACGATCGCAAGTATCTCGCAATCGCTATGCCTGCCGCCATGGAAGGCGTATTCATGAATCTCTTGGGCATGGCGGATCTCGTCATGGTCGGCGCCTTGGGCACGTTGTCCATTGCGGCAATCGGCGTCTTCGAGCAGCCGCGTATGGTGCTTCTGACCGTTGCGCGTTCCTTTGCCTCCGTGGTCGTGCTCTTGGTGGCACGTCATATCGGGGCGGGAAGGCGGCGAGAAGCGGGAGAGGCTCTTCTGCATTCGGTGTTCATCACGATGCCGGTTCTTGCTGTCATGCACCTTGCAGCCTTTCTCTTCGTAGACGATGTGCTACTCCTCATGGGAGCAAAAGAGGAGTATTTCGCTCTTGCGCACAGCTATGCGGCGATTGCCGTTGCGGCAGTCTTCTTTCTGTCCGTGGCGACGCTTCTGCAGGCAGTGCTCATCGGCTTCGGCAATACGGCGCTCGTGCTTGCTGTCAATGTGACGAGCAATGTCATCAATGTCATAGGCAATGCATTCTTGATTTTCGGTCTCGGGCCGTTTCCGGCGCTTGGCGTCGAGGGCGCGGCGATTGCCACGCTCTTAGGCTCGTTGTTTGCTTTCCTTGCGACGCTTGTCGCGCTTTTCCGCTTGGGCATTTTTCGTGGAATGCAGAAGATTTTTCCCGATCTGCCGTTTTTGCGGGAATTCGGCAGTCTCTTTGCCGGGATTTTCGGCGAGATGGGCTGCGAGCGCGTCGGCATGGTGCTCTATTCGCGCATGGCAGTGGAACTCGGTACGATTCCCTTCGCCGTGCACAGCATCTGCATGAATTTCTGCGACCTTTACTATGGCTTTGCTCAAGGCATGGGCAAGGCGAGCATGGTGCTTACCGGCCAGTCCTGCGGCGCACGCCGCGCACATGGCTGGCGCGCCTACCTGCGTGCAGGCATCCGATGGGGGCTGGCATTCTCTCTGCTCGCCGCAGTATTGACGGCAGTTTTCTCAACTTCCATCATCGGTTTCTACGACCGCGATCCTGCGGTCATCACCATGGGAACGCCCATCATGCTCTTCGTGGCGGCAGTGAGTTTCCCCGAGGCCTTGGCGCTGATTTTTGCCGGAATCCTGCGCGGCAGCGGCAAAACGGGGCAGGTGGCGATGTGCTACTTCGTCAGCGTGACCTTCTTGCGCCCGCTCTTCACGGCATTCCTGCTTTACGTGCTCGGCCTCGGCATCTTGGGCGCATGGATTGCGCTCGCCTTTGACCAGTGCTTGCGCGCAGCGGCATCGGGCTTCCTCGTGCGGCGCGTGCGTGTCGCAGAGCTGATGGGCAAGGATTAA
- a CDS encoding ABC transporter ATP-binding protein: MPVKNEEVLRIEHITKRFPTADGRALTACDDVSFSLCKGETLGIVGESGCGKSTLVKTLMQLHKPTEGKIFFQNKEITSLTGEEARQNRRNIQMVFQDPGTAFNPKMKIKDILAEPLRNFGLLKTSAAEKAKELLNLVELPAEFAERYPGNMSGGQRQRVGIARALALEPEILVCDEATSALDVSVQEKVVELLAKLQKEKGISILFICHDLALVALLTHRVVVMYLGNVVEILRAKDLPKAKHPYTQALMKSVFPLQPKGKADVQLLRGEIPSPLDVPKGCPFQNRCDKCMPVCKEKKPARMELSEGHIVACHLFAKDQEETKGA; this comes from the coding sequence ATGCCAGTTAAAAACGAAGAAGTCCTGCGCATCGAGCATATCACGAAGCGTTTCCCTACAGCTGACGGCCGTGCGCTCACGGCCTGCGATGATGTGAGTTTCTCCCTGTGCAAGGGGGAAACTCTCGGCATCGTGGGCGAGAGCGGCTGCGGCAAGAGTACGCTGGTCAAGACGCTCATGCAGCTTCATAAGCCGACGGAGGGCAAGATTTTCTTTCAGAACAAGGAAATCACATCTCTTACGGGAGAAGAAGCGCGGCAGAATCGCCGCAACATCCAGATGGTCTTTCAAGACCCCGGTACGGCGTTCAATCCCAAGATGAAGATCAAGGACATCCTTGCCGAACCTTTGCGCAACTTCGGACTTTTGAAGACGAGTGCAGCGGAAAAGGCGAAGGAGCTATTGAACCTCGTCGAACTTCCCGCAGAATTTGCCGAGCGTTATCCCGGCAATATGAGCGGCGGGCAAAGGCAGCGCGTCGGCATCGCACGCGCATTGGCGCTTGAGCCGGAAATCCTCGTCTGCGATGAGGCGACGAGTGCGCTCGACGTCTCCGTACAGGAAAAGGTCGTCGAACTTCTGGCAAAACTGCAGAAGGAGAAGGGCATCTCCATCCTCTTCATCTGCCATGACCTGGCGCTCGTCGCGCTGCTCACGCACCGCGTCGTCGTCATGTATCTAGGCAATGTCGTCGAAATCCTGCGCGCAAAGGATCTGCCCAAGGCGAAGCATCCCTATACGCAGGCCTTGATGAAGTCGGTCTTTCCGCTGCAGCCCAAGGGCAAGGCGGACGTTCAGCTTCTTCGCGGCGAGATTCCGAGCCCACTCGATGTGCCCAAGGGCTGTCCTTTCCAGAATCGCTGTGACAAGTGCATGCCGGTCTGCAAGGAAAAGAAGCCTGCTCGCATGGAACTTTCCGAGGGACATATCGTAGCATGTCACCTTTTTGCAAAAGATCAAGAAGAGACAAAGGGCGCCTGA
- a CDS encoding ABC transporter substrate-binding protein yields the protein MKKWKKLLSVAMAACLSVAVFAGCGGKEASKDTLRVGVTNFADSLEPTENAFGWVVMRYGMGETLTKFDEKMNIQPWLAEKWTISDDKLTWTFKIRDGVKFSNGNPLTAEAVKASIERAFAKNTRAATFFKYTEMKAEGQNLIITTDKPAPSMPGYLADPLFLIVDVSAEKDRDFAKQGPICTGPYVCESFVKEKAVMKKNPNYWDGEVPFETVEIPSIDDPNTRAMALQSGEVDMAVNIAPGDVGLFNDTGKYHVDKIASLRTVLARINEKGILGDPKVRAAFISMCDRKSYNEVILKGTFIEGKAPVPPSLDYGFDQLSDPNHYDIERAKKLLDEAGWKDTDGDGIRDKDGKPLSVDFIIYNSRAELPIYAEAVQADGKKIGFDVKVKTVDYNLLDKIGINGEYDLLISNIITANTGDPEIYLNWYWRTNKDGDNQQNGSGYSNPEYDAKCAALAVEFDPAKRRQLMIEMQQILLNDAAALFLGYPETNIISSTKITGATMYPSDYYWITNKIRPAK from the coding sequence ATGAAAAAGTGGAAGAAGTTGCTTTCTGTTGCCATGGCGGCGTGTTTGTCCGTGGCGGTATTCGCAGGCTGCGGCGGCAAAGAGGCTTCGAAGGATACCTTGCGCGTCGGCGTGACGAACTTCGCGGACTCTCTTGAGCCGACGGAAAATGCTTTCGGCTGGGTCGTCATGCGCTACGGTATGGGCGAGACGCTGACGAAGTTTGATGAGAAGATGAACATCCAGCCGTGGCTCGCAGAGAAATGGACGATCAGCGACGACAAGCTCACGTGGACGTTCAAGATCCGCGACGGCGTGAAGTTCTCGAACGGGAACCCGCTGACGGCAGAGGCTGTCAAGGCCTCCATCGAGCGCGCCTTTGCCAAGAACACGCGCGCCGCGACGTTCTTCAAGTACACGGAGATGAAGGCGGAAGGACAGAATCTCATCATCACGACGGACAAGCCGGCGCCGAGTATGCCCGGCTACCTCGCCGACCCGCTCTTCCTCATCGTCGATGTGTCGGCGGAAAAGGATCGCGACTTTGCAAAGCAGGGACCGATCTGCACGGGGCCTTACGTCTGCGAATCCTTCGTCAAGGAAAAGGCAGTCATGAAGAAGAATCCCAATTACTGGGACGGCGAGGTGCCGTTCGAAACGGTGGAGATTCCTTCGATCGACGATCCGAATACGCGCGCCATGGCGCTCCAGTCCGGTGAAGTGGACATGGCTGTGAACATCGCCCCGGGCGACGTCGGCTTGTTCAACGATACGGGCAAGTATCATGTCGACAAGATTGCCTCGCTGCGCACGGTGCTCGCGCGCATCAATGAAAAGGGCATCCTCGGCGATCCCAAGGTTCGCGCTGCGTTCATCAGCATGTGTGACCGCAAATCGTACAACGAAGTGATCTTGAAGGGCACCTTCATCGAAGGCAAGGCTCCTGTTCCTCCTTCCCTTGATTATGGTTTTGATCAGCTTTCCGACCCTAACCACTACGATATCGAGCGTGCCAAGAAACTGCTTGATGAGGCAGGCTGGAAGGATACGGACGGCGACGGCATCCGCGACAAGGACGGCAAGCCTCTGAGCGTCGACTTCATCATCTACAACAGCCGCGCCGAACTGCCGATCTATGCGGAAGCCGTGCAGGCGGACGGCAAGAAGATCGGTTTCGACGTTAAGGTGAAGACGGTCGACTACAATCTGCTCGACAAGATCGGTATCAACGGAGAGTATGACCTGCTGATTTCCAATATCATCACGGCAAATACGGGCGATCCCGAGATTTATCTCAACTGGTACTGGCGCACGAACAAGGACGGCGACAACCAGCAGAACGGTTCGGGCTACAGCAACCCCGAGTACGATGCAAAGTGCGCGGCTCTTGCTGTCGAGTTTGATCCGGCGAAGCGCCGTCAGCTCATGATCGAGATGCAGCAGATTCTCTTGAACGATGCAGCTGCGCTCTTCCTCGGCTACCCCGAGACGAACATCATCAGCTCGACGAAGATCACGGGTGCGACGATGTATCCGTCCGACTACTATTGGATCACGAACAAGATCCGCCCGGCAAAGTAA
- a CDS encoding YerC/YecD family TrpR-related protein, producing MINEKLRSELSDQLMAAVLLLRNTEESYAFFEDICTVAELKAMAQRLEVASMLRRGNTYDAIVERTGASTATISRVKRCLNYGADGYELVLERMRQKKDEKNRQEVDEDVRK from the coding sequence ATGATCAACGAAAAGCTGCGCAGCGAGTTGAGCGATCAGCTTATGGCGGCAGTCTTGCTCCTGCGCAATACAGAGGAAAGCTATGCTTTTTTTGAGGACATTTGCACGGTCGCCGAGCTCAAGGCGATGGCACAGCGACTCGAAGTGGCGTCCATGCTGCGGCGGGGGAATACATACGATGCGATTGTGGAGCGAACGGGAGCCAGTACGGCGACGATCAGCCGCGTAAAGCGCTGCCTGAATTACGGCGCCGACGGCTACGAACTTGTGCTGGAGAGAATGCGGCAGAAAAAGGACGAAAAAAATAGGCAAGAGGTGGATGAAGATGTCCGAAAATGA